The following proteins come from a genomic window of Nostoc sp. TCL26-01:
- a CDS encoding ABC transporter ATP-binding protein, producing MSDFRVWFTDYTRALFRSLPLLWQAAPKEICLLIAVTLLQGFLPAISVWITKLVVDTVATTLTSGRELSYSILWPLVAGWVGALLLETLLYPWIFALQGNLNDKLTAHISLLLMRKADTFSDLSRFEDAQFYDELQLLQQQVSYKPLNLLGNLVELARSLVTLIVMVGLLIPLAFWIPIVMAIASIPQIVVSSQYGRTIWLTLFEHSPQARRMEYYAGVMLTDTYAKEIRLFKLGAFFIDRYLQAFASLHQSMRHLRDQQAFWSSSLAVLSTLGNGFAFYWVVQKAFRREFSPGSVLLFVQSLTYFQNNLERLIANWLDLFENVLYMQQFFHFLDSPMPMPLSIPGEKIPTPIRSGIAFREVDFYYPDGRLALKDISFTLYPGQTVAIVGENGAGKTTLVKLLTRLYDPTTGSILVDGIDLRNVNLEQWRQQIAGVFQDFGHYALTLGENIALGNLAALEHRDILRCAVEKADIAQLVDHFPTKEDTPLGKQFGGTELSGGQWQKLALARAFVRQDAQLLLLDEPTAALDPRSECDLYRRFMLLAEGKTTILITHRLASVQMVDRILVLKAGRLIEDGTHQELLQLGGEYTALWNMQAQQYLPK from the coding sequence ATGAGTGATTTCAGAGTTTGGTTTACAGATTACACTAGAGCTTTATTTCGTTCTTTACCTTTGTTATGGCAAGCAGCACCCAAGGAAATATGCTTGCTGATTGCTGTGACTTTATTGCAGGGATTTCTCCCCGCCATCAGCGTGTGGATTACCAAGCTAGTAGTAGATACTGTAGCTACCACTTTGACATCTGGTAGAGAATTAAGCTACTCAATTCTGTGGCCTCTAGTAGCAGGATGGGTGGGAGCTTTATTACTAGAAACACTTTTGTATCCGTGGATATTTGCCCTTCAGGGAAATCTCAATGACAAGTTAACGGCTCACATTAGCTTATTATTAATGCGGAAAGCTGATACTTTTTCCGACCTGAGCCGTTTTGAAGATGCTCAGTTTTATGATGAGCTACAACTGCTGCAACAACAAGTCAGCTATAAGCCATTGAATTTACTGGGGAATTTGGTGGAATTAGCCCGATCTTTGGTGACATTGATAGTCATGGTTGGGCTACTAATTCCTCTAGCTTTTTGGATACCCATAGTGATGGCGATCGCCAGCATACCCCAGATAGTAGTTTCTTCTCAATATGGCAGAACTATTTGGCTGACTTTATTTGAACACAGTCCTCAAGCTCGCAGAATGGAATATTATGCTGGGGTGATGCTCACTGACACCTATGCTAAAGAAATCAGGTTGTTTAAACTCGGTGCATTTTTTATCGATCGCTACCTGCAAGCATTTGCGTCTTTACATCAATCTATGCGTCATCTGCGAGATCAGCAAGCATTTTGGTCATCTAGTCTAGCTGTTCTCAGTACGTTAGGTAATGGTTTTGCTTTCTATTGGGTGGTACAGAAGGCTTTCCGCAGAGAGTTCAGCCCAGGAAGTGTACTTCTTTTTGTACAGTCATTAACTTACTTCCAGAATAATCTAGAAAGATTAATTGCTAATTGGCTGGATCTATTTGAGAATGTCCTCTATATGCAGCAGTTTTTCCATTTTCTCGATAGCCCCATGCCGATGCCACTCAGCATCCCTGGAGAGAAAATACCAACTCCCATTCGTTCAGGTATTGCTTTTAGAGAAGTTGACTTTTACTATCCAGATGGTCGATTAGCCCTCAAGGACATTTCTTTTACCCTTTACCCTGGGCAAACAGTCGCCATAGTCGGAGAAAATGGTGCAGGTAAAACTACTCTTGTTAAACTATTAACCAGACTCTACGATCCCACGACAGGCAGCATTCTTGTCGATGGCATAGATTTGAGAAATGTCAATTTAGAACAGTGGCGACAGCAAATTGCTGGAGTTTTCCAAGACTTTGGTCACTATGCACTTACACTAGGAGAAAATATTGCTTTAGGCAACCTTGCTGCTCTAGAACATCGAGATATTCTCAGATGCGCTGTGGAAAAAGCCGATATTGCCCAACTAGTCGATCATTTCCCGACAAAAGAGGATACACCATTAGGTAAGCAGTTTGGCGGTACAGAACTCTCCGGTGGTCAGTGGCAAAAATTAGCTTTAGCCCGTGCTTTTGTCCGCCAAGACGCTCAATTACTACTTCTAGATGAACCAACTGCGGCATTAGACCCGCGCAGTGAGTGTGATCTCTATCGCCGCTTTATGCTGCTAGCTGAGGGCAAAACTACCATCCTGATTACTCATAGGTTAGCTTCTGTGCAAATGGTTGACCGGATATTAGTCCTCAAAGCCGGTCGTTTAATTGAGGATGGCACTCATCAAGAACTGTTACAGCTTGGAGGCGAATATACTGCTTTGTGGAATATGCAAGCACAACAATATTTGCCAAAATGA